The following proteins are co-located in the Pseudoroseomonas cervicalis genome:
- the kdpC gene encoding potassium-transporting ATPase subunit KdpC encodes MSDLLRPAFAMVGLFTLLLGLAVPAGFTGLAQLAFPWQANGSLVEREGRVVGSALLGQDFSSGRYFHPRPSATTEADPEQPGQTRAAPYNAGASAASQLGPTSAALLEAVRERVATLGPAPVPADAATASGSGLDPHISPENAARQLARVAAARGLPEERLRALLAAETESLELGLLGAPRVNVLRLNLALDSLQAAPPR; translated from the coding sequence ATGTCCGACCTCCTCCGCCCGGCCTTCGCCATGGTCGGGCTGTTCACCCTGCTGCTCGGCCTGGCCGTGCCGGCGGGCTTCACCGGGCTGGCGCAGCTGGCCTTCCCCTGGCAGGCCAATGGCAGCCTGGTCGAACGCGAGGGCCGCGTGGTCGGCTCCGCCCTGCTCGGCCAGGATTTTTCCAGCGGCCGCTATTTCCATCCGCGCCCCTCGGCCACCACCGAGGCCGATCCGGAGCAGCCGGGCCAGACCCGCGCCGCGCCCTACAATGCCGGCGCCTCGGCCGCCTCGCAGCTCGGCCCGACCAGCGCGGCGCTGCTCGAGGCGGTGCGGGAGCGCGTCGCCACGCTGGGCCCGGCCCCGGTGCCGGCGGATGCGGCGACCGCCTCCGGCTCCGGCCTCGACCCGCATATCAGCCCGGAGAATGCGGCGCGGCAGCTGGCGCGGGTGGCCGCCGCGCGCGGCCTGCCGGAAGAGCGCCTGCGCGCCCTGCTGGCGGCCGAGACCGAGAGCCTGGAGCTCGGCCTGCTCGGCGCGCCGCGGGTCAATGTGCTGCGGCTGAACCTGGCGCTGGATTCGCTGCAGGCCGCCCCGCCGCGCTAG
- the kdpB gene encoding potassium-transporting ATPase subunit KdpB translates to MADLSPALPPARTQRRAGGAAALLADPALLGRAALDALRKLNPAQLVRNPVIFTTEAVSILVTLLSALAAWRGEPWGFSAGIAAWLWLTVIFATFAEAVAEGRGRAQAESLRRSRGETTAKLLLRADDRTLWQPRPAADLRVGDLVLVEAGDLIPADGEAVQGIAAVNEAAVTGESAPVIRESGGDRSAVTGGTMLVSDWLVVRVTAAPGSSFLDRMIALVEGAARQKTPNEIALDILLAGMTIIFLIAVASLVGLAAWNGQPPSVAVLAALLVTLIPTTIGGLLSAIGIAGMDRLLRFNVLATSGRAVEAAGDVDVLLLDKTGTITHGNRQAAALVPAPGIEERALAEAAILASLGDETPEGRSILSYAQARHGLAAPALPEGAQIVPFTAQTRLSGLDLPDGTRYRKGAVDSLAKSLGLPVPPALAETVERIARQGATPLAVARDGVLLGAIELKDIVKPGIRERFAALRRMGIRTVMVTGDNRLTAAAIAAEAGVDDVLAEATPEDKLGYIRRMQAEGRLVAMAGDGTNDAPALAQADVGLAMQTGTQAAREAGNMVDLDSDPTKLIEVVEIGKQLLITRGALTTFSIANDVAKYFAILPAIFVASYPQLGALNVMQLASPQSAILSAVIFNALIIVALVPLALRGVAYRPVGAASLLRRNLLVYGLGGIVAPFLGIKLIDLFLTLIGIA, encoded by the coding sequence ATGGCTGACCTCTCCCCTGCCCTGCCCCCGGCGCGCACGCAGCGCCGCGCGGGCGGCGCCGCCGCGCTGCTGGCCGACCCGGCGCTGCTCGGCCGCGCCGCGCTCGACGCGCTGCGCAAGCTCAACCCGGCGCAGCTGGTCCGCAACCCGGTGATCTTCACCACCGAGGCGGTCTCCATCCTGGTCACCCTGCTCTCGGCGCTGGCCGCCTGGCGCGGCGAGCCCTGGGGCTTCTCCGCCGGCATCGCCGCCTGGCTGTGGCTGACGGTGATCTTCGCCACCTTCGCCGAGGCCGTGGCCGAGGGGCGCGGCCGCGCCCAGGCCGAGAGCCTGCGCCGCAGCCGCGGCGAGACCACGGCGAAGCTGCTGCTGCGCGCCGATGACCGGACGCTGTGGCAGCCCCGCCCCGCCGCCGATCTGCGCGTCGGCGACCTGGTGCTGGTCGAGGCCGGCGACCTCATCCCCGCCGATGGCGAGGCGGTGCAGGGCATCGCCGCCGTCAACGAGGCGGCGGTGACCGGCGAGAGCGCGCCGGTGATCCGCGAATCCGGCGGCGACCGCTCGGCCGTCACCGGCGGCACGATGCTGGTCTCGGACTGGCTGGTGGTGCGCGTCACCGCCGCCCCGGGCTCCAGCTTCCTCGACCGCATGATCGCCCTTGTCGAAGGGGCGGCGCGGCAGAAGACGCCGAACGAGATCGCCCTCGACATCCTGCTGGCCGGCATGACGATCATCTTCCTGATCGCGGTGGCCAGCCTGGTGGGGCTCGCCGCCTGGAACGGCCAGCCGCCCTCGGTCGCGGTGCTGGCGGCGCTGCTGGTGACGCTGATCCCGACCACCATTGGCGGGCTGCTCTCGGCGATCGGCATCGCCGGGATGGACCGGCTGCTGCGCTTCAACGTGCTGGCCACCTCGGGCCGCGCGGTGGAGGCGGCGGGCGATGTCGATGTGCTGCTGCTCGACAAGACCGGCACCATCACCCATGGCAACCGCCAGGCGGCCGCGCTCGTCCCCGCCCCCGGCATCGAGGAACGCGCTTTGGCCGAGGCCGCCATCCTCGCCTCGCTGGGCGACGAGACGCCGGAGGGCCGCTCGATCCTCTCCTATGCGCAGGCCCGGCACGGGCTGGCGGCCCCCGCCCTGCCGGAGGGGGCGCAGATCGTGCCCTTCACCGCGCAGACCCGGCTCTCCGGCCTCGACCTGCCGGATGGCACGCGCTACCGCAAGGGCGCGGTGGACAGCCTGGCGAAGAGTCTCGGCCTGCCGGTGCCGCCGGCGCTGGCCGAGACGGTGGAGCGCATCGCCCGCCAGGGTGCCACGCCGCTGGCCGTGGCGCGCGACGGCGTGCTGCTCGGCGCCATCGAGCTGAAGGACATCGTCAAGCCCGGCATCCGCGAGCGCTTCGCGGCGCTGCGGCGGATGGGCATCCGCACCGTCATGGTCACCGGCGACAACCGGCTGACGGCCGCCGCCATCGCCGCCGAGGCGGGGGTGGACGACGTGCTGGCCGAGGCGACGCCGGAGGACAAGCTCGGCTATATCCGCCGCATGCAGGCCGAAGGGCGGCTGGTCGCCATGGCCGGCGACGGCACCAATGACGCGCCGGCTTTGGCCCAGGCCGATGTCGGGCTGGCCATGCAGACCGGCACCCAGGCGGCGCGCGAGGCCGGCAACATGGTCGATCTGGACAGCGATCCGACCAAGCTGATCGAGGTGGTGGAGATCGGCAAGCAGCTGCTGATCACCCGCGGCGCGCTGACCACCTTCTCCATCGCCAATGACGTGGCGAAGTACTTCGCCATCCTGCCGGCGATCTTCGTCGCCTCCTATCCGCAGCTCGGCGCGCTGAACGTCATGCAGCTCGCCTCGCCGCAGAGCGCCATCCTCTCGGCGGTGATCTTCAATGCGCTGATCATCGTGGCGCTGGTGCCGCTGGCGCTGCGCGGCGTCGCCTATCGCCCGGTGGGCGCCGCCTCGCTGCTGCGGCGCAACCTGCTGGTCTATGGGCTGGGCGGCATCGTGGCCCCCTTCCTCGGCATCAAGCTGATCGACCTGTTCCTCACCCTGATCGGGATCGCCTGA
- the kdpA gene encoding potassium-transporting ATPase subunit KdpA — translation MTANGWAQIALVLAVTLLTAVPLARYIAAIAAGRVTFLAPLERLFYRAGGIDPAQGQGWRGYTLAMLAVNALGFLLLYALLRLQGALPLNPQGLPGLSPWLAFNTAVSFVTNTNWQAYSGEVAMSHLSQMAGLAVQNFLSASTGIALALAISRAFAAGNLRELGNFWADFTRITLYLLLPLSLALGLGFVALGLPQTFSALAQATTLEGAQQGIPLGPVALQIAIKHLGTNGGGFYGVNSAHPLEGPSALVTALQIWGQQVIPFALALAFGRIVGDARQGRALLAVMLIYIVGATAAIYAAEAAGNPLHLAAGLDPALGNMEGKEVRFGLALTALFTATTTGASCGAVNAMLDSFTPLGGLMPLFLIQLGEVLPGGVGSGLYGMLVFALLSVFVAGLMVGRTPEYLGKKVQAREVKLAMLAVLVLPATILGFAAISMVLPAAISSIQDAGPHGLSEMLYAYSSAAGNNGSAFGGLTADTPWLNTTLGLAMLLGRFAYVVPVMALAGAIAAKPRAPEGAGSLPTHGPLFAGLLAGVILILGGLQFMPALALGPLAEHFLLLAGTTF, via the coding sequence ATGACCGCCAATGGATGGGCGCAGATCGCCCTGGTGCTGGCCGTCACCCTGCTGACGGCGGTGCCGCTGGCCCGCTACATCGCCGCCATCGCGGCCGGGCGGGTCACCTTCCTCGCGCCGCTGGAGCGGCTGTTCTACCGCGCCGGCGGCATCGACCCGGCGCAGGGCCAGGGCTGGCGCGGCTACACCCTGGCCATGCTGGCGGTCAATGCGCTGGGCTTCCTGCTGCTCTACGCGCTGCTGCGGCTGCAGGGCGCGCTGCCGCTGAACCCGCAGGGCCTGCCCGGGCTCTCGCCCTGGCTCGCCTTCAACACCGCCGTCAGCTTCGTCACCAACACCAACTGGCAGGCCTATAGCGGCGAGGTGGCGATGAGCCATCTGAGCCAGATGGCCGGCCTCGCCGTGCAGAATTTCCTCTCGGCGAGCACCGGCATCGCCCTGGCGCTGGCGATCAGCCGCGCCTTCGCCGCCGGCAACCTGCGCGAGCTCGGGAATTTCTGGGCCGATTTCACCCGCATCACCCTCTATCTGCTGCTGCCGCTGAGCCTGGCGCTTGGCCTCGGCTTCGTGGCGCTGGGCCTGCCGCAGACCTTCTCCGCCCTGGCCCAGGCGACGACGCTGGAGGGCGCGCAGCAGGGCATCCCGCTCGGCCCCGTGGCGCTGCAGATCGCCATCAAGCATCTCGGCACCAATGGCGGCGGCTTCTACGGCGTCAATTCGGCGCATCCGCTGGAAGGCCCCTCGGCGCTGGTCACCGCGCTGCAGATCTGGGGGCAGCAGGTGATCCCCTTCGCGCTCGCCCTCGCCTTCGGCCGCATCGTGGGCGATGCCCGGCAGGGCCGCGCCCTGCTGGCGGTGATGCTGATCTATATCGTCGGCGCCACGGCGGCGATCTACGCGGCCGAGGCCGCGGGCAACCCGCTGCACCTGGCCGCCGGCCTCGACCCCGCGCTCGGCAACATGGAAGGCAAGGAGGTGCGCTTCGGCCTGGCGCTGACCGCGCTCTTCACCGCCACCACCACCGGCGCCTCCTGCGGCGCGGTGAACGCCATGCTGGACAGCTTCACCCCGCTCGGCGGGCTGATGCCGCTGTTCCTGATCCAGCTCGGCGAGGTGCTGCCCGGCGGCGTCGGCTCCGGCCTCTACGGCATGCTGGTCTTCGCCCTGCTCTCGGTCTTCGTCGCCGGGCTGATGGTCGGCCGCACGCCGGAATATCTCGGCAAGAAGGTGCAGGCGCGCGAGGTCAAGCTCGCCATGCTGGCGGTGCTGGTGCTGCCCGCCACCATCCTGGGCTTCGCCGCCATCTCCATGGTGCTGCCGGCGGCCATCAGCTCGATCCAGGATGCCGGGCCGCATGGCCTGTCCGAGATGCTCTACGCCTACAGCTCGGCCGCCGGCAACAATGGCTCGGCCTTTGGCGGGCTGACCGCCGACACGCCCTGGCTGAACACCACGCTGGGCCTGGCCATGCTGCTCGGCCGCTTCGCCTATGTGGTGCCGGTGATGGCGCTGGCCGGCGCCATCGCCGCCAAGCCGCGCGCGCCGGAGGGCGCGGGCAGCCTGCCCACGCATGGGCCGCTCTTCGCCGGGCTGCTGGCGGGGGTGATCCTGATCCTGGGCGGGCTGCAATTCATGCCCGCCCTCGCCCTCGGCCCCCTGGCCGAACACTTTCTTCTGCTTGCCGGCACGACCTTCTGA
- the kdpF gene encoding K(+)-transporting ATPase subunit F, whose protein sequence is MSGCDAMTALILGGVTAALLLVYLLWALLRPESL, encoded by the coding sequence GTGAGCGGGTGTGACGCCATGACCGCGCTGATCCTGGGCGGCGTCACCGCCGCCCTGCTTCTCGTTTACCTGCTCTGGGCCCTGCTGCGGCCGGAGAGCCTGTAG
- a CDS encoding OmpA family protein produces the protein MRLRLRSVPLLFFGLLSLSLLPAGRAAACSSTYLVFFNPDSSIVSERGEQVLGAFVDHINGPPSFFEVFPAGCGNRVPPSDRSVILMAHAHDPETPDQCALSLARALAVRERLIALGIPASSIALEILGDTRKLVPAEDEEARRQNRRVQLTTAPASGLLRDSGGRWVRPQYWGCLTQRLRADSLAD, from the coding sequence ATGAGGCTCAGGCTCCGCTCCGTCCCGCTGCTGTTTTTCGGGCTGCTCAGCCTGTCGCTGCTGCCGGCTGGTCGGGCGGCGGCGTGTTCTTCCACATACCTCGTCTTTTTCAACCCGGATTCCAGCATTGTCTCGGAACGGGGGGAGCAGGTGCTTGGGGCGTTCGTCGATCACATCAACGGGCCACCGAGCTTTTTCGAGGTCTTCCCCGCCGGCTGCGGCAATCGAGTGCCGCCCAGCGACCGCAGCGTGATCCTCATGGCACATGCGCATGATCCGGAGACGCCCGACCAATGCGCGCTCAGCCTGGCCCGCGCCCTGGCGGTGCGGGAGCGGCTGATCGCGCTCGGCATCCCGGCCAGCTCCATCGCCCTGGAGATCCTTGGCGATACCAGGAAGCTGGTACCCGCGGAGGATGAGGAGGCGCGTCGGCAGAACCGCCGCGTGCAGCTCACCACGGCCCCGGCCAGCGGCCTCCTTCGGGACAGCGGCGGGCGCTGGGTGCGCCCCCAGTATTGGGGCTGCCTGACACAAAGGCTGCGCGCGGACAGCCTGGCCGATTGA
- a CDS encoding SRPBCC family protein, with translation MEQHITIARPAAAVLAWLADPEHLEAWLPQLRREEGPLPREGLQADRATGRIRWAFDPAGEWQAEEVSGVTRLTLRVQRDAMRPADPTEPETPAEAVRHGMEAALHSVKSHVEQAGGGDPDLPMPGTPNRAYGHGREAERDRN, from the coding sequence ATGGAGCAGCATATCACCATCGCCCGGCCCGCCGCCGCCGTGCTGGCCTGGCTGGCCGATCCCGAGCATCTCGAGGCCTGGCTGCCGCAGCTGCGGCGCGAGGAAGGCCCGCTGCCGCGCGAGGGGCTGCAGGCCGACCGCGCGACGGGGCGCATCCGCTGGGCCTTCGACCCGGCCGGCGAGTGGCAGGCGGAGGAGGTCTCGGGCGTCACGCGGCTGACCCTGCGGGTGCAGCGCGACGCCATGCGCCCGGCCGACCCGACCGAGCCCGAGACGCCCGCCGAGGCGGTGCGGCACGGCATGGAGGCGGCGCTGCACAGCGTGAAGTCGCATGTCGAGCAGGCCGGCGGCGGCGACCCCGACCTGCCGATGCCGGGCACGCCGAACCGCGCCTATGGCCATGGGCGCGAGGCGGAGCGGGACCGCAACTGA
- a CDS encoding ATP-binding protein: MPAPLLLAVSPDPARRAEWVRLFQESGLRQAEAAPEEDLPSLVSRLEAAALLLEAGPGAERAGALCAALRQSQPGLVLLAVGGAAERLAALEGGADAALPPDTPPAELRATLLALRRARLGTLPQLLAAEIAERRRAEAVADGLYRRIPLPLHGLDPAGRLLTVSDRWLEIFGYETRREVIGRPITEFLAADGIEQFRALWPKVRQGEDIQCEVGMLHRSGRVMDLLVIARPELDQAGRFMRSIAALVDISARKRAEDGLRAAQKMEVFGQLAGGIAHDMNNVLQTVVSGTRVLGLQAEDPEMVRRLAGLMAEAGERGMAIGRRLLSFARPGELRASRADIAAVIEDLREMLSYTLGSRIQVRVDATPEPGEVSVFVDRQQLETVLLNLVVNARDAMPQGGEVTLSARRVTAPEGGEAVALRVADHGSGMEPAVLARAREPFFTTKPRGKGTGLGLALAQSFADQSGGSLAIDSAPGQGTRVTLTLPLGPAERATPAPAPAPAAAAGRELPPARLLVVDDDPLVRSVLDTVFRGLGHQVELLEDGAAALRRLQEGPAFDLLLTDLAMPGLSGLDLLREARRRHPGLPCILLTGNLDEASAAALAPISAGGPFAVLRKPAVPEALASAIGSLLAAEAAPG; encoded by the coding sequence ATGCCCGCGCCGCTGCTGCTCGCCGTCAGCCCGGACCCGGCACGGCGCGCCGAATGGGTCCGCCTGTTCCAGGAGAGCGGCCTGCGCCAGGCCGAGGCCGCGCCGGAGGAGGATCTGCCCTCCCTCGTCTCGCGGCTGGAGGCGGCGGCGCTGCTGCTGGAGGCCGGGCCGGGCGCCGAGCGCGCCGGCGCGCTCTGCGCCGCCCTGCGCCAGAGCCAGCCGGGCCTGGTGCTGCTGGCGGTGGGCGGCGCGGCGGAGCGGCTGGCGGCGCTGGAGGGCGGCGCGGATGCCGCCCTGCCGCCCGACACCCCGCCCGCCGAGCTGCGCGCCACCCTGCTGGCGCTGCGCCGCGCCCGGCTCGGCACCCTGCCGCAGCTGCTGGCCGCCGAGATCGCCGAGCGCCGCCGCGCCGAGGCGGTGGCCGATGGGCTGTATCGCCGCATCCCGCTGCCGCTGCACGGGCTGGACCCGGCCGGCCGGCTGCTGACCGTCAGCGACCGCTGGCTGGAGATCTTCGGCTATGAGACGCGGCGCGAGGTGATCGGCCGGCCGATCACCGAATTCCTCGCCGCCGACGGCATCGAGCAGTTCCGCGCCCTTTGGCCCAAGGTGCGCCAGGGCGAGGACATCCAGTGCGAGGTCGGCATGCTGCACCGCTCGGGCCGGGTGATGGACCTGCTGGTCATCGCCCGGCCGGAGCTCGACCAGGCCGGGCGCTTCATGCGCTCGATCGCCGCGCTGGTCGATATCAGCGCCCGCAAGCGCGCCGAGGACGGGCTGCGCGCGGCGCAGAAGATGGAGGTGTTCGGCCAGCTCGCCGGCGGCATCGCGCATGACATGAACAACGTGCTGCAGACCGTGGTCAGCGGCACCCGCGTGCTCGGCCTGCAGGCCGAGGATCCGGAGATGGTGCGCCGCCTGGCCGGGCTGATGGCCGAGGCCGGGGAGCGCGGCATGGCGATCGGCCGCCGCCTGCTGAGCTTCGCCCGCCCCGGCGAGCTGCGCGCCAGCCGCGCCGACATCGCGGCCGTGATCGAGGATCTGCGCGAGATGCTCAGCTACACGCTGGGCAGCCGCATCCAGGTGCGGGTCGACGCCACGCCGGAGCCCGGCGAGGTCAGCGTCTTTGTCGACCGCCAGCAGCTGGAGACGGTGCTGCTGAACCTCGTCGTCAATGCCCGCGACGCCATGCCGCAGGGCGGCGAGGTGACGCTCTCCGCCCGCCGCGTGACGGCGCCCGAGGGCGGCGAGGCCGTCGCGCTGCGCGTCGCCGACCATGGCAGCGGCATGGAGCCGGCGGTGCTGGCCCGCGCCCGCGAGCCCTTCTTCACCACCAAGCCGCGCGGCAAGGGCACCGGGCTCGGCCTCGCTTTGGCGCAGAGCTTCGCCGACCAGTCGGGCGGCAGCCTGGCGATCGACAGCGCGCCGGGGCAGGGCACGCGGGTGACGCTGACCCTCCCCCTCGGCCCGGCCGAGCGCGCCACGCCGGCCCCGGCGCCCGCGCCCGCCGCCGCCGCCGGGCGCGAGCTGCCGCCGGCGCGGCTGTTGGTGGTCGATGACGACCCGCTGGTGCGCAGCGTGCTGGACACTGTCTTCCGCGGCCTCGGCCACCAGGTCGAGCTGCTGGAGGATGGCGCCGCGGCGCTGCGCCGGCTGCAGGAGGGCCCGGCCTTCGACCTGCTGCTGACCGACCTCGCCATGCCCGGCCTCAGCGGGCTGGACCTGCTGCGCGAGGCGCGGCGGCGCCATCCCGGCCTGCCCTGCATCCTGCTGACCGGCAATCTGGACGAGGCCAGCGCCGCCGCCCTGGCGCCGATCTCGGCCGGCGGGCCCTTCGCCGTGCTGCGGAAGCCGGCGGTGCCGGAGGCGCTGGCCTCGGCCATCGGCTCGCTGCTGGCGGCCGAGGCGGCGCCGGGCTGA
- a CDS encoding LysR family transcriptional regulator, with amino-acid sequence MAAPPPDERALRYFLAVTRSGSIRGAAAALGVAASAISRQVAELEALLGQPLLERLPRGVQPTEAGRAVAEHARAQEEATAALRERLHRLRGGAEGTVRLCCGDGFLPGLLEEGLAGFAAAHPGLRFVLLHGGTDRVLEAVAEGEAELGLAYNPPAHPALVSAARARQPLLALLPAGMAAPAAPVPLSALAEQPCALLFPGHGIRHLLARVEADGGFRLAPRLETGSVETLRRFVLSGMGLTFLPGFAAARELAEGRLHAVELADPLLAEASAHLLHRAARPLPAAAALLLEHLARHLSLFAGIARF; translated from the coding sequence TTGGCGGCGCCGCCCCCCGATGAGCGCGCGCTGCGCTATTTCCTGGCGGTGACGCGCAGCGGCTCGATCCGCGGCGCGGCGGCGGCGCTGGGCGTCGCCGCCTCGGCGATCAGCCGCCAGGTGGCGGAGCTGGAGGCGCTGCTCGGCCAGCCGCTGCTGGAGCGCCTGCCGCGCGGCGTGCAGCCGACCGAGGCCGGCCGTGCGGTCGCCGAGCATGCCCGCGCGCAGGAGGAGGCGACGGCGGCGCTGCGTGAGCGGCTGCACCGGCTGCGCGGCGGCGCCGAGGGCACGGTGCGGCTCTGCTGCGGCGACGGCTTCCTGCCCGGCCTGCTGGAGGAGGGGCTGGCCGGTTTCGCCGCCGCCCATCCCGGGCTGCGCTTCGTGCTGCTGCATGGCGGCACCGACCGGGTGCTGGAGGCGGTGGCCGAGGGCGAGGCGGAGCTGGGCCTGGCCTACAACCCGCCGGCGCATCCGGCCCTCGTCAGCGCCGCGCGCGCCCGCCAGCCGCTGCTGGCGCTGCTGCCGGCCGGCATGGCGGCGCCGGCGGCGCCCGTGCCGCTTTCGGCCCTGGCGGAACAGCCCTGCGCGCTGCTCTTCCCCGGCCATGGCATCCGCCATCTGCTCGCTCGCGTCGAGGCCGATGGCGGCTTCCGCCTGGCGCCGCGGCTGGAGACCGGCTCGGTCGAGACGCTGCGCCGCTTCGTCCTTTCCGGCATGGGCCTGACCTTCCTGCCCGGCTTCGCCGCCGCGCGCGAACTGGCCGAGGGCCGGCTGCACGCCGTGGAACTGGCCGACCCGCTGCTGGCCGAGGCCAGCGCGCATCTGCTGCACCGCGCGGCGCGCCCGCTGCCCGCCGCCGCCGCCCTGCTGCTGGAGCATCTGGCGCGCCATCTCTCCCTCTTCGCCGGGATTGCGAGGTTCTGA
- a CDS encoding type II toxin-antitoxin system ParD family antitoxin — protein sequence MPSSYTIGPHFEAFVQRQLASGRYSSASEVLRDGLRLLEQHQRQQDSLEQLQRAWQEGIASGEAGALDIEAVKQEARARMAARGR from the coding sequence ATGCCCAGCAGCTACACCATCGGCCCGCATTTCGAGGCCTTCGTGCAGCGCCAGCTCGCCAGCGGCCGCTACAGCTCCGCCAGCGAGGTGCTGCGCGACGGGCTGCGCCTGCTGGAGCAGCACCAGCGGCAGCAGGACTCCCTCGAACAGCTGCAGCGCGCCTGGCAGGAGGGCATCGCCAGCGGCGAAGCTGGCGCCCTCGACATCGAGGCGGTGAAGCAGGAAGCCCGCGCCCGGATGGCCGCGCGCGGACGCTGA
- a CDS encoding type II toxin-antitoxin system RelE/ParE family toxin, with the protein MLRQTARARADLVEIWTHVAQQDPGAADRLLDRIAARLEILKDFPNAGTALPALAPGARMLVEAPYLILYRSDEQGVLLVRVLHGRRDIDAALFAEGYDRPGE; encoded by the coding sequence TTGCTGCGCCAGACCGCCCGCGCCCGCGCCGACCTGGTCGAGATCTGGACGCATGTCGCGCAACAGGACCCCGGCGCCGCCGACCGGCTGCTCGACCGCATCGCCGCGCGGCTGGAGATCCTGAAGGACTTCCCCAATGCCGGCACCGCCCTGCCGGCCCTCGCCCCCGGGGCGCGCATGCTGGTGGAAGCGCCCTATCTCATCCTCTACCGCAGCGACGAACAGGGCGTGCTGCTGGTCCGCGTGCTGCACGGGCGGCGCGACATCGACGCCGCCCTCTTCGCCGAAGGATATGACAGGCCGGGGGAATGA
- a CDS encoding NAD(P)-dependent oxidoreductase, giving the protein MQLRSIGVVGLGQMGLGMAASLLRAGFTVLGHDISDTRRAPAEAAGIVFADLATLLRQADALVFSLPYARDVEAVATAPGGLLARSDRKVVVIDTSTSDPGTTRRLAATLAAAGHALLDAPVSGGPSGAAAGSLTMMIGGEAEDLEAVRPVLDALSAKAVHVGPSGAGNIAKLVNNMLVAAHLVTTGEAMRLAEAAGLPAEAALGVVNAATGRSAISEVMMPRWILPGSFDSGFSAGLMRKDVTLAIALAAESGVELPLCAHAALLWEEARPRIADSDDFTRMADYRRPENAA; this is encoded by the coding sequence ATGCAACTGCGCAGCATCGGCGTGGTGGGGCTGGGGCAGATGGGGCTCGGCATGGCCGCCAGCCTGCTGCGCGCCGGCTTCACCGTGCTCGGCCACGACATCAGCGACACCCGCCGCGCGCCCGCCGAGGCCGCCGGCATCGTCTTCGCCGACCTCGCCACCCTGCTGCGCCAGGCCGACGCGCTGGTCTTCTCCCTGCCCTATGCGCGGGATGTCGAGGCCGTGGCCACCGCTCCCGGCGGCCTGCTCGCCCGCTCCGACCGCAAGGTGGTGGTGATCGACACCTCCACCTCCGACCCCGGCACCACCCGCCGCCTGGCCGCCACCCTGGCCGCGGCGGGCCACGCGCTGCTCGACGCCCCGGTCAGCGGCGGCCCCTCCGGCGCCGCCGCCGGCAGCCTCACCATGATGATCGGCGGCGAGGCGGAGGATCTGGAGGCGGTCCGCCCGGTGCTGGACGCGCTCTCGGCCAAGGCGGTGCATGTCGGGCCGTCGGGCGCCGGCAACATCGCCAAGCTGGTGAACAACATGCTGGTGGCCGCCCACCTCGTCACCACCGGCGAGGCGATGCGCCTGGCCGAGGCCGCCGGCCTGCCCGCCGAGGCCGCGCTCGGCGTCGTCAACGCCGCCACGGGCCGCAGCGCCATCAGCGAGGTGATGATGCCGCGCTGGATCCTGCCGGGCAGCTTCGACAGCGGCTTCTCCGCCGGGCTGATGCGCAAGGATGTCACCCTGGCCATCGCGCTGGCCGCCGAGAGCGGCGTCGAGCTCCCCCTCTGCGCCCATGCCGCGCTTCTGTGGGAGGAGGCGCGCCCGCGCATCGCCGACAGTGATGATTTCACCCGCATGGCCGATTACCGCCGCCCGGAGAACGCCGCATGA